The genomic interval AAGAGCTACTTTATATGAAGTAAACATtttccagataattttttaatctcttttttatttaatacaatgaCAATGAGAATAAAATTATTCTGATTTAGAAACCACTTATTATCAACATCTTAATatcatgcttaatatttttctcaCTCTGATGCAGCACTTTACCTGCCCAGGCATAACTGTCCATTGTTCTCACCACTTCTTTTACCTATTCCAATATATAATTTCCATTGTAAGAGaataatcaaaaaaatgcaaattgtgAGGCACTTGTTCATAATAATTAAGCCATCTTTGTTGTGCGATACCCCACATTACACTGATGAAGACTTGTGTCTAACACAAAGTGCTGACTTAGTCTGTTTTAAATCGAGACTTAATGTCCACTGTTTAGCTCTCCTGAACACTGTTAACACTATACAGATCATTCCGTCGCTGTGTGGTGATCGGGATCTGCTGGCGCACATCAGCCAAGTACTGCAGGTCTACAAGGAGAAGAGGTAGAGGATGTTTGCATTATGCCCAACTGCCTCTATAGctcacattttaaacaaatgtaaaacaatgaaatatacCTATGTCAGCATATACAACTGATTCTTCTGACCCAGCTTTGCCAATTACCTCCCCCCTGTATGGAAAAGAGGTCACAGTTATTATAGTAATCCACGCAAACGTATGCATAACCTGTCATTAATGAGACAGAAAGCACTGACCAAGGGTTAACCACCGAACTGTGACCCCAGGCCACATAGCTGGCGCTCTCATCTCTTGCTGGTGAAGCAGTGGCCACATAAACCTGATTATCTACTGCCCTGTGAAAAGGACACAAACTGTCATGGGGAACTGAATAGTTCAGTGATTTTAAGTGGTGTAGGATACTGACCTCCCCCTCTGCAGCAGCTCCCAGTGAGCTGGACCTGTGGTCATATTGAAGGCACCAGGATATACCAAAAGCTGGCAACCTACATAGATATATGAGGAAATCATTTTGAGTATACCTAcatcattacattttaacaaaaatctGCATCATAATTCTTACCTTTCTTAGCGTAGATCTGTGCAAGCTCCGCAAACCTGATGTCATAACATATTCCCACACCTACTTTACAAAATGCTgcaaagaaagacataaactgtATGATTTCACATAAAGGAACAGCAAAAATATAAAGGTAACATTGGGGATGCACCAATATTTATATTCTGGTCAATTCTGATTAGGCAATAGTTATGTTCATGTTATGGTTGATAATCATATCTAgatcaattaaaaatacaacgttaaaaatttaaataaattgttttaaaagctacaagtgaatttaggcatcacaacattacaaTGTGCAATGTATGGAGAATTGATATTCAGTTTCAGTTTGCTAAAGattttaacagatattataTCATTAGTGTTTTTACAGATCGTTACcccagtgaaaaataaatacactaaaatgttttttaaaatacatttatttcatgctaagcatttatatattatgtacttaataaaataccctacaattgtacttttagtatactaaactggtatattgaaagtctgctaaattggaacagctaattttgtacttaatgcattttaattctgCGGAAGTAGTGCTTAagaccaactaaagatatacttaagtatatttgattgtggtaaagtggaactattgtaTTAAAGACctatattatgtaaagatcattcaatcctcatcaatagtgacattaaaacataatttaggcttaatattaagaaatgtgcattgtgcacaagtagtactcccaaataaagtttaattacaattcttatatcagtaagtctcgagcAAATACGTCAATAactatgttaatagacttgaactatacttaatataaaataaatgcattttaaatctattactttttttttttactagagtaccaaatgtaaaaataaagcgAAACGTGCATGCAGAGAAAAATTGGCTAATATATACCCAACATtgattctgataaaaaaaaaaaaaaaaaaaaaaagaaactctaATAttgtccaataagtaatataatactaatatacTGTGTATTCCTTGAATACATGAACAAGATTTCTATAATACACACTCACGGGTTTTAAACACAGATAAACTGTTTCCCGGACTTAGTGTTTCAGACTCCTGAAACCGTATTTTCCCCCGGTACATCAATATCAAAGAGATGAATCTGAAGGGAAATGAAGATAAAAGGGtataaatgcagaaatgtttgagtcatttattctactgtttaaatgtttaaaaagtctCATAAGtccaccaaggctgtatttatttgatcaaaaatacagtaaaaaaccctaatattattaaagttactacaactgttttcagcacccactactctagtcttcagtgacacatgatacttagaaatcattataatatgtgGAGCTCAAGAGACACatttcaatattaaaaacagttttgcttattaatacttttgttgaaacagtgatacatttttcaaaaatctttgatgaattgaaagttgAAATCTGTGTAAcaaaaaatttctttactgtcactcACTTTCCTGTGTTTGACAAGCAGCTTTCCATCAGGTCCAAAAACTGAGCAGGTGTTATAGAACTTTCCTTCATCCTCCTCAGGAATGGAACCTACAATGAAGACAGTCATTTAAGGCACATAGAAATGAAAGGCATCAACCAAACCAACATGCTGGTTTATGTCTTAAGAGTCTCACCGCCCACTAAATAAATCCCACACTGCTTGGCTGCCTCTGACAACACCTGTGTAGACTCTCCTGGGATCTTCTCAGCATACTCAGCAAAGAACCCGGTTCCATAAGGGGAGTTGAAGCACTCCTGCAAAAAAACAAGGATTTAATAGATCATTAAAtgccatattttttaaataacatcttAAAACAGTAGCCAAACacatacgtgaccctggaccacaaagccagtcataagtgtacatttcattgagctttccattgatgtatggtttgttaggaaaggacaatatttggccgaaatacaaaaatataaatattgagaaaatcacctttaaagttgtccaaatgaagttcatagcaatgcatattactaatcaaaaatgaagttttgatatatttacggaacatgatttttacttaatatcctaatgatttttggcataaaagaaaaatcaataaatttgacccatctgatgtatttttggctattgctataaatatgcccgtgcaacataagacttaTAACCTAAAGTAGAGAATGTAATACTCACAGGCAGCACTACAACTTTTGCACCTTGTTCTGCAGCCTCCTTCACAAGTTTTTGTGCTCTTCCCAAGTTGTCTGCTTTGATCTTTGACACATGTAACTGCACTAAAGCCAAACGAAACTCTAGGGGTCAGAAGAtcaattgtttgtttattagccCCTGCAGGATCAATGATTCACAAATCTTTTAACATTCaaccagaaaacaaaacaaaatctttaCTGGATTTTGTTTTGGGACTCTGTACTTTTGTCAAAGGAGATGcagtcaaaacaaaaaacatgttttagttCTATCGTAGTTTTGGGTGATTGAAGTTAAACGCACAGTCAAAACATGATCTATATGAACCACATCTGCAgtcaaaacattaacaaaattatatatgtttttaggTTCATACATTTCCATATTTAATTCATCCATAACATCAGTGCAAAGTGAAACCGACATGCTACGTTTAGAtaatcactaaataaaatatatcaaatagcACAATCCAAACATTGTACTACtctgaatataaaacaacatataTACTCACTCGACATTGCTTTAAGGATACCAGACATTGATAACACTgctcagaaaacacagaaacagtacagtaacattaataataatgtgggACAATCTCCGCCcactaaaatacattcaaaataaaagtcctcggtcgtttatatatatatatattttttctttgtggaGTGGATTATGTTTAACCATTCTACAAAGCATACATAGCTACAATTCTTCTCATTTTtcttgtaatattatataaaaaaaaaaatacatggaGTTTATGTACCTTTATGTAATACTGCATCTATCCTACCGGTGGCGCAGTTGAACAATCGTCGCTCTTAAACACAAAAGAGGAAGTCGTACCAAAACATGCATGTTTAAACTGAAATGCAGAGTTAGctgtacagtaaaataaatgtatttcttgcAAATTTCGTTCTAGATGTTCTTAGCGTTTCTTTTGATGAAACCGTTCAATGTTGCTTGATTTGGACGTTAATTATAGTATTGTGATCTAAACCTGAGCAAATGAATCTCAACAAGATCAGTGTCTTGGCAAACCATGTGTTTCTGTGCAGATGGAGAGAATTATGCAAAGAACATGTCCTTGGTAGGAGGTACTTGACTTTTGCTAAATGTAAACCAGTTAGATTTTCTCAATGTAGCTCAGAATTAGTTGTTACCATGTTACCAAGACAAAGCTTAAGGACTGGGGTTGCAGTTCCAGTCCTGCCAGCAAGGACCTTGTCTTTGACAGCTTCCATGTTTAAGAGTAAAAGTCAAAACACAGATAACAACCGCCTAGAGGATGAAGAAGATGAACTTGATGAGGCAGAAATAGAGGAGCTGTTCCAGCAGCAGATCCCCACAAGTATTGGTGAAGAAGAACACAAGGTCTTCATCGTTCATCCCGATGTGAAATGGGGCAGCAGAAAGCAATTTCTGACCACAGGTACACATATACACTGATTAACATATACACTGATTTATCAGTGGATAAATGTGACATATTGCATAATACAGAGTTGTTTTCTTTAACAGCGGCACTTCAGATGGAAGAAGCTGTGGGTCTGGTGAACACTTTGTACAACTGGAGTGTTGTTGATAAGATCATCCTCTCCACCAAGACACCAGAGAAGAAAAGAATTTTCGGCAAGGGAAACTTTCAGGCTCTTACAGGTATATAGCTTACTGGTTTTGagtaaataagatattttaaacacaaattgacatcttttctctcttctgatgcatttctaagaaaagGTCAGAGCTACACCTGGGGTGACAGCTGTTTTTGTGAATGTGGAACGTCTTTCACCCTCCTCGGAAGTGAGTATACAAAGCATGATATGGTGACTGCATAAATTCACATCAAGGGCTTCTAAATCTTGTGCACAAAAGACTACGAAAATCTATTTTGCTAATTATGACGCATGAGGAATATGTATACTTTAGATTCAAGAAGTTCTACTTTAAGAACTGTTGTATCTGGAGTGTTAGTAATTTGTTCTAAGAAACATGCAATGTTTTATACCTGTGTTTCAGAAAGAATTGCAGGAAGCCTGGGGAGTAAAGGTACTTGATAGATACTCGCTTGTTCTGCACATTTTCCGCTGTAACGCTAGAACAAAAGAGGCCAAACTGCAGATCTCCTTGGCAGAGATTCCCTTGCTCAGGTAAATTATGTAAGTTATACACTATCTTTATAATCTATGCTGTTTTCTGATGAACTCAGCAATCCTTTTCTAGCAATCACTTCCTTTCGAAATTTGgtcttgatttttaaaaatctttccatcagaaatcattctaatatgatgatttggtACTCCTTTctcatttatatgtatgtatacagtatgtattaaagttcagaagaacagcattatttgaactagaaatcttttgtaacattatatgtgTCTTTACAGTCTTTTTTATCAATATAATGCACCCTTAccgaataaaagtattaattacttCTGGAAAAATGATACTTCccgaaacttttgaacaatggtGTACTTGCAGCACAACGAAAAaaatggaagcccatttctgccactgaataaaaaaaaaataaaaaattgtaaatgtgcagttgcaagttataaagtcagaactgcgtgataaaaacttgtaattctgacttttttctcccagttgcaagtttgtatcttgcaattctaacttttctctcgcaattaaaagttctgaaaataaaaaaggtaattgcaactttttatctatcttatgaagtccagttttgagggggcaaaagactgatatgttctcagaattgtgagcttatgtcacaattaataactcagttaataatgacttaataacttgcaattgcatgtcaGAAtcagatataaagtcacaattctgattaaaaaaaaaagtcacaattgtgtttatagaatttactttatttttcagaattgcaagtttatatattacaattataacttataattcacaattgcgagtttatatctcataattctgagaaaaaagtcagaattgtaagtttgtatcacacagttctgagaaaaaagtcagaattgctagatgtaaacttgcaattgtgaggaaaaagtcagaattgtgagattataaagtcgcagttaccttttttttttttattcaatttttttt from Labeo rohita strain BAU-BD-2019 chromosome 6, IGBB_LRoh.1.0, whole genome shotgun sequence carries:
- the nit2 gene encoding LOW QUALITY PROTEIN: omega-amidase NIT2 (The sequence of the model RefSeq protein was modified relative to this genomic sequence to represent the inferred CDS: deleted 1 base in 1 codon); this encodes MSGILKAMSKFRLALVQLHVSKIKADNLGRAQKLVKEAAEQGAKVVVLPECFNSPYGTGFFAEYAEKIPGESTQVLSEAAKQCGIYLVGGSIPEEDEGKFYNTCSVFGPDGKLLVKHRKIHLFDIDVPGKIRFQESETLSPGNSLSVFKTPFCKVGVGICYDIRFAELAQIYAKKGCQLLVYPGAFNMTTGPAHWELLQRGRAVDNQVYVATASPARDESASYVAWGHSSVVNPWGEVIGKAGSEESVVYADIDLQYLADVRQQIPITTQRRNDLYSVNSVQES